AAGTTCTCTTTCTTTTAAAATAACCAAAGGGTTACCTTTCAAAATCTCTCCATTTCCCCCTATTTTATCAAGCCTCATTCTTTGATCGTAACCAGCAGTTGTTTTTGTACCATTTGCTAATTCTTTTGCAATTTCCTTTATCTTATTTACATATTCTTCATAATTTGTTTCAAACCATAGCTCTTTTGGTGAAAAAGTTCTAATAACTTCTGAAGTATTCGGATCAACAATATCAATAACAGCTGGTTCAGGTTCTACTTTCTTTTTATTTTTACGTTCTTTTGCTTTTGCTTCAAGTTGTTGATCAGTCTCTGATACCTTCTTGTCTAACCCTTTCTCCTGTACCGATGTACCAAGACATCCTGACAATCCGATTGAACATACTAATAATAGGACAACCATCCATTTTTTCATCACAAACTTTTTTAACACCTACCCATAAAATGATTCACTTTGACGTTTTATTCAATACTATTTAAACCTGTATGGACTCTTATATTGCCTCATTATGAACTTACAAATACTAAAATGTTTTATTACGAGTAAAAAAGGACATGAATAGTATATGCTGATTAATTTGGAGGTAATTTTATGACAAATAAAAAGGATGACCAATTAAAAAAATTTACAATTAATACTGAAAATCAGGCACCTTTAACAACCAATCAAGGTGTGAAAATAACTGAGGATGAGTTTTCCTTAAAAGCGGGTTTACGTGGTCCTACTCTTATGGAGGATTTTCATTTTAGAGAGAAGATGACGCATTTTGATCATGAGCGAATCCCTGAACGAATTGTTCATGCACGTGGCGTAGGTGCTCATGGTATTTTTCAACTTTATGAATCATTAGATGCCTTTACAAAAGCTGATTTTCTAACAGATACCTCTAAAATTACGCCCGTATTTGTCCGTTTCTCAACTGTTCAAGGATCAAAAGGATCAGCCGATACAGTTCGAGATGTGCGTGGATTCGCAACAAAATTTTATACAGATGAAGGTAATTTTGATTTAGTAGGAAATAATATGCCTGTATTCTTTATTCAAGATGCGATTAAATTCCCTGATTTTGTTCATGCCGTAAAACCTGAACCAGATACCGATATACCACAAGGTGCTAGTGCTCATGACACATTTTGGGACTTTATCGGGCAAAATCCAGAATCAGCTCATATGGTGATGTGGCTAATGAGTGACCGTGCAATCCCCCGTAGCTTAAGGATGATGGAAGGTTTTGGTGTTCATACTTTCCGTCTTATAAATGCAAATGGTGAAGCTCATTTCGTCAAATTCCACTGGAAGCCTAAACTTGGGCTGCATTCTTTAGTTTGGGATGAAGCACAAAGAATTTCAGGAAAAAACCCTGACTTCCATCGTCAAGATTTATATGATGCTATTGATCAAGGAGAATATCCAGAATGGGAACTTGGCTTACAAATCATACCTGAAGAAAACGAACATCAATTTGATTTTGATATTTTAGATCCTACTAAAATTTGGCCAGAAGAAGATGTTCCCGTGAAAATAGTCGGAAAAATGACTTTGAATCGAAATGTAGATAACTTCTTTGCCGAAACGGAGCAAGTTGCTTTTCACCCTGGTCATGTAGTACCAGGAATTGATTTCTCAAATGATCCACTATTACAAGGACGTTTGTTCTCTTATACAGACACGCAACTTTCTCGATTAGGAGGGCCGAATTTTCACCAAATCCCCATTAACCGACCTGTTTGCCCTTTCACTAACAATCAACGTGATGGTATTCATCAAATGATTATTCATAAGGGACAAACAAGTTATCATCGAAATGCATTAAATAACAATCAACCTGAACCGGTTTCAGTTAATCAAGGTGGATATGAACATCACCAAGAAAAAGTAGACGGACGTAAAATTAGAGGGCGCAGTGAAAGTTTCCGTGATTTTTTCTCACAAGCAAAATTATTTTATAACTCTCTTGCTTCCTATGAACAACAACATCTAAAAAATGCACTTAGCTTTGAAATTGGTAAATGTAAATCGGAAATGGTGAAAATTAATGCGGTGGCCATTTTAAATCATATTGATCGACAAATGGCACAAGAAGTGGCAAATACTTTAGGGGTTCCATTACCTAAAGAAAATTACGAAGTTACATCAACTAAAAAGTCACCTGCACTGAGCATGGCCAATACAATTTTCAAAACTGATACGAAGAAAGTTGCTATTTTACTTAACGGGAATCCAGATGAAGAACAATTGAGAAAATGGACAATGGCACTCCTTGAACACAAAATAGCTTATACCATCGTAGATCAGAAAATCCATGATTTAAATTATACTGGAAGAGTAAATGAAACTTATGAAATTGCAGATCCAACACTTTTTGATGCATTTTTATTAATTAGTAATGAAAATGACATTGCAAGACCCGCTTTAGAGTTCATTGAAACAGGATTTAAGCATTACAAACCAATTGCATTTGCCCTTAGCCATCCTAAGCCTATAGAATTCAGCCGCGTAAAATTAAATTCTGCTGGAGTCTACGATTTGACAAGTTCTGTGATTGATCCATTTATTGAAGGAATTGCAAAAGGACGATTTTGGGAACGACAACTATAATTTTTTAACAAATCACCATATTTATTCTTAAGAATTAGTCCATCTGTGTAACAACTCGCAGATGGGCTATTTTATGTATAAACAATTAGGTATAGTTCACTTGATATAAGATTTATTCATATAGAACATAACAAAAAAAGATAGAATACTCCCCTTATCTATATTAAAGGTAAGTTTTTTCATTTTTCTTGTAAAATTGTCAGCGTACGATTAAAATAACACGATCATGATAATGATAAATCTAAAATTAATTTCACTGAATAATTTTCAAAACTTTCGTGAAAATTACATTAAATTTGCATTTCTATAAAAGATAAATTGTATACTTTATCTAAGATAATTGAATGGGGGGATGTTAATGGAAAAATCAAAAAAATTTCTATTTGAAATGCAGCATATTGTTCCAAAATTTCTACAATGGTTTCTAAATATTTGTTTAATGACACTTGCACTATTTTTAGCTTTTCTCATGCTTAAAGAGCTCTTCGTATTCTTCAATATCTTATTTAATCACCATAAGACCGCTCGAGAACAAGAAGTTTTCTTAGCGAACATCTTAATCTTCTTCCTCTACTTTGAGTTTATTACAATGATTGTCAAATATTTTAAAGAGGATTACCATTTCCCGCTTCGCTATTTTATCTATATCGGTATTACAGCGATGATTCGCCTTGTTATCATCGATCACACCAATGCTAAGAGCATGCTTCTTTATGCCATCGTTATTCTTCTTCTCATTATTAGTTACTTCATCATCAATATCACACCATTAGAACGCCCAAAGAAATTCTGGTATAGGAATCCTAAAGGTAAAAGGATTGAATAATACCTATTCTTTTAAAAGAATATCAAAAACGATATGATGGTTTCCAAAATCATGACATTCTTTTATCAATTACGACAAATTACTTCATTTTTCAAAATTTTAAGAAATTATATTTCCTAGGAAATAATTAGAATCCTTCAATTGTAGAAATTTTACTCATAAGAAAAGAGAGTTACCATCTAAGTAACTCCCTTTGAAAATTATATCAGGCTTTTAAGAAAGCTGGATCTAAGTATGCAGGATTTGGATATTTATAAAAACCTTCTCCTGAACCTTTACCTGTTTTCCCTTTATCTAGGTACTCATTTTTTAGTAAATCTGCAATTGGTTGAGCTGCCGGATTGTGTTTTGCTTCATTCGATACAATGTTATAGGCTGTTTGAAGACCAACGACATCAAGAATTGCAAATGGTCCCATTGGTGCTCCTGTTGCAAGCATCCAAGTTTTATCGATTGTTTCTGGATCAGCAACACCTTTAGCTAGTAATGTTTGTCCAGCATTTAATAATGGCACTAGTAATGAATTCAAAATATATCCAGGTTGTTCTTTTAAAATATGAAGAGGAATCATACCGATCGTTCTTGCAAATTCTATTAATTGTTCTTCATATTGTTTATCTGTACCTGAATGTCCCATTACTTCAGCTGTATTGTTTTTCCATACTTCGTTTGCAAAGTGTAAAGCTAAAAATTTCTCTGGGCGACCTGTATATTCTGCAAATTGGCTTGGCAACATTGTTGATGAGTTAGATGCGAAAACCGTTTTTTCTGGTGCAACAGTTGCTAACTCTTTATAGAAATTTGTTTTAATTTCAACTATTTCAGGAACAGATTCAATCAGTAAATCA
This window of the Rummeliibacillus pycnus genome carries:
- a CDS encoding catalase; translated protein: MTNKKDDQLKKFTINTENQAPLTTNQGVKITEDEFSLKAGLRGPTLMEDFHFREKMTHFDHERIPERIVHARGVGAHGIFQLYESLDAFTKADFLTDTSKITPVFVRFSTVQGSKGSADTVRDVRGFATKFYTDEGNFDLVGNNMPVFFIQDAIKFPDFVHAVKPEPDTDIPQGASAHDTFWDFIGQNPESAHMVMWLMSDRAIPRSLRMMEGFGVHTFRLINANGEAHFVKFHWKPKLGLHSLVWDEAQRISGKNPDFHRQDLYDAIDQGEYPEWELGLQIIPEENEHQFDFDILDPTKIWPEEDVPVKIVGKMTLNRNVDNFFAETEQVAFHPGHVVPGIDFSNDPLLQGRLFSYTDTQLSRLGGPNFHQIPINRPVCPFTNNQRDGIHQMIIHKGQTSYHRNALNNNQPEPVSVNQGGYEHHQEKVDGRKIRGRSESFRDFFSQAKLFYNSLASYEQQHLKNALSFEIGKCKSEMVKINAVAILNHIDRQMAQEVANTLGVPLPKENYEVTSTKKSPALSMANTIFKTDTKKVAILLNGNPDEEQLRKWTMALLEHKIAYTIVDQKIHDLNYTGRVNETYEIADPTLFDAFLLISNENDIARPALEFIETGFKHYKPIAFALSHPKPIEFSRVKLNSAGVYDLTSSVIDPFIEGIAKGRFWERQL
- a CDS encoding 3-hydroxyacyl-CoA dehydrogenase; protein product: MDFKNITVAGSGVLGSQIAFQTAFHGYNVSVYDINDEALEKAKKRLNGLKDVYAEYFKDEEKASAALKRFTFSSNLKDAVKDADLLIESVPEIVEIKTNFYKELATVAPEKTVFASNSSTMLPSQFAEYTGRPEKFLALHFANEVWKNNTAEVMGHSGTDKQYEEQLIEFARTIGMIPLHILKEQPGYILNSLLVPLLNAGQTLLAKGVADPETIDKTWMLATGAPMGPFAILDVVGLQTAYNIVSNEAKHNPAAQPIADLLKNEYLDKGKTGKGSGEGFYKYPNPAYLDPAFLKA
- the psiE gene encoding phosphate-starvation-inducible protein PsiE, with the translated sequence MEKSKKFLFEMQHIVPKFLQWFLNICLMTLALFLAFLMLKELFVFFNILFNHHKTAREQEVFLANILIFFLYFEFITMIVKYFKEDYHFPLRYFIYIGITAMIRLVIIDHTNAKSMLLYAIVILLLIISYFIINITPLERPKKFWYRNPKGKRIE